From a single Glycine soja cultivar W05 chromosome 19, ASM419377v2, whole genome shotgun sequence genomic region:
- the LOC114399378 gene encoding uncharacterized protein At2g34160-like, producing MLATVAASVPQNQNSNHEVESPKKNKIQVSNTKKPLFFYVNLAKRYIQQRDEVVLSALGMGITTVVTIAEILKNNGLATEKKISTSSVSLKDENKGRLVQKAKIEIVMEKTEKSTESEAAATDDGNEKK from the exons ATGCTCGCGACGGTTGCTGCCTCCGTACCTCAAAATCAAAACTCTAACCATGAAGTTGAATCCCCCAAGAAGAACAAAATTCAGGTTTCCAACACTAAGAAACCCCTTTTCTTTTACGTCAATCTTGCCAAG AGGTACATACAGCAACGCGATGAGGTTGTGCTTTCTGCTCTTGGAATGG GTATAACTACGGTTGTCACAATTGCCGAAATTTTGAAGAACAATGGACTTGCTACTGAGAAGA AAATTTCGACATCTTCAGTTAGCCTGAAGGATGAGAACAAAGGTCGCCTGGTTCAGAAGGCTAAG ATTGAAATTGTTATGGAGAAAACTGAGAAGAGCACTGAATCAGAAGCAGCTGCAACAGATGATGGCAATGAGAAGAAATGA
- the LOC114400161 gene encoding flowering locus K homology domain-like → MAEVDQYTGGEHEAEETIEVEAEEEMHGGEEAVVVAEKKWPGWPGESVFRMLVPAQKVGGIIGRKGEFIKKIVEETRARVKILDGPPGTVQRAVMISAKEEPGSSVPPAVDGLLRVHKRIIDGLESDFTHAPSGVAGKVSTKLLVPASQAGSLIGKQGGTVKSIQEASNCIVRVLGAEDLPIFALQDDRVVEVVGDPTGVHKALELIASHLRKFLVDRGVIPIFEMNMQTANTHHAEHMPPHQSWGPPQGLPPNVGGGSGFGPPSQYMPPPRQLDSYYPPAEMPPPVDRQPHQGISAYGRDASIGVHASSNTQSAPSIVTQITQQMQIPLSYADAVIGTAGASISYIRRASGATVTIQEARGVPGEMTVEISGTASQVQTAQQLIQNFMAEAAAAAAAPAQPQTTVPAADQGYNSYPAHGSLYASPPSNPGHAGGYSSVYGANYGY, encoded by the exons ATGGCTGAAGTGGATCAGTACACGGGCGGTGAGCATGAGGCGGAGGAAACGATTGAGGTTGAGGCGGAGGAAGAAATGCACGGTGGTGAAGAGGCGGTTGTTGTTGCGGAGAAGAAGTGGCCGGGTTGGCCCGGGGAGAGTGTGTTTCGGATGTTAGTTCCTGCGCAGAAGGTTGGGGGTATCATTGGACGCAAAGGAGAGTTCATTAAGAAAATTGTCGAGGAGACACGAGCTCGCGTTAAAATTCTTGATGGTCCTCCCGGAACTGTGCAAAGGGCT GTAATGATATCAGCTAAAGAGGAACCTGGTTCCTCTGTTCCTCCTGCTGTGGATGGCTTATTAAGGGTTCATAAGCGGATTATTGATGGTTTAGAGAGTGATTTTACCCATGCTCCTTCAGGTGTGGCGGGGAAGGTTTCTACAAAACTTCTGGTCCCAGCCTCACAAGCAGGAAGTTTGATTGGGAAGCAAGGAGGGACTGTAAAATCTATCCAAGAAGCATCCAATTGTATTGTTAGAGTTCTTGGAGCAG AAGACCTCCCTATTTTTGCCCTTCAAGATGACAGGGTGGTTGAAGTAGTAGGGGATCCCACTGGAGTGCATAAGGCATTAGAGTTAATTGCCTCCCACCTAAGGAAGTTTTTAGTTGATCGCGGTGTAATTCCAATTTTTGAAATGAAT ATGCAAACAGCTAATACCCACCATGCGGAGCACATGCCACCCCACCAATCTTGGGGTCcacctcagggtcttcctccaAATGTTGGTGGAGGTTCTGGTTTTGGACCTCCTTCTCAATACATGCCACCTCCACGACAACTTGATAGTTATTATCCACCAGCTGAAATGCCTCCTCCAGTGGACAGACAGCCCCATCAAGGTATATCTGCTTATGGAAGAGATGCTTCAATAGGTGTTCATGCATCTTCAAATACTCAATCTGCACCTTCCATTGTCACACAG ATCACGCAGCAAATGCAAATTCCTCTATCTTATGCTGATGCTGTTATTGGAACAGCTGGAGCAAGTATAAGCTACATCAGACGAGCTAGTGGGGCTACTGTTACCATACAAGAAGCAAGAGGTGTTCCTGGGGAGATGACAGTTGAAATCAGTGGAACTGCTTCTCAAGTCCAAACAGCACAGCAACTAATACAG AATTTTATGGCTGAAGCTGCAGCTGCAGCTGCAGCACCAGCACAGCCGCAAACAACTGTGCCTGCTGCAGACCAAGGATACAATTCTTACCCTGCCCATGGTTCTCTCTATGCGTCTCCTCCTTCCAATCCTGGACATGCTGGAGGCTATAGCTCAGTTTATGGTGCAAACTATGGGTACTAG
- the LOC114398939 gene encoding uncharacterized protein LOC114398939 yields the protein MSSMANHDLILGQSHNLALGHDQQLMLNHNHSLGLSGNHDLELRRTDDQHLGLEQTHDHEPVLGIVNDHELDLGLNHDDEGVHTYGHENELSMDQKPEHDDHEMPIPTQNHDLDIPENNDLAVSENQEFDENMALTVVQNPEMSIESAEAIGFHESQLMVTTPPVIQARTLAISPNYELSVGQEFPDVRSCRRALRDTAIALHFEMQTIKSDKTRFTAKCQSEGCPWRIHAAKLPGVPTFTIRTVHESHTCGGISHLGHQQASVQWVATSVEQRLKENPNCKPKEILEEIHRVHGITLSYKQAWRGKERIMAAMRGSFEEGYRLLPQYIEQVKRTNPGSIASVYANPTDNCFQRLFISFQASIYGFLNACRPLLELDRIYLKSKYLGTLLLATGFDGDGALFPLAFGVVDEENDDNWMWFLSELHNLLEINTENMPRLTILSNRQKGIVDGVEANFPTAFHGFCMRHLIDSFRKEFNNTILVNLLWEAAQVLTILEFESKVLEIEEISQDAAYWIRRIPPHLWATAYFEGQSFFHLTANIVESLNSWILDASGLPIIQMMECIRRQLMTWFNERRETSMQWPSILVPSAERHVAEALDRARTHQVLRATDAEFEVISHEGTNTVDIRTRCCQCRGWQLYGLPCAHAVAALLSIRQNVHRFTESCFTVATYRKTYSQTIHPIPDKSLWKELSEAEGDVNASNADQLQLQIAMNPPKSLRPPGRPRKKRVRAEDRGRVKRVVHCSRCNQTGHFRTTCAAPI from the coding sequence ATGTCTTCAATGGCTAACCATGATTTGATACTTGGCCAAAGTCATAATTTAGCACTTGGCCATGACCAGCAACTGATGCTGAACCATAATCATAGTTTGGGCCTCAGCGGGAACCATGATTTGGAATTGAGACGAACTGATGATCAACATTTGGGTCTGGAACAAACTCATGATCATGAACCGGTCTTAGGAATTGTCAATGACCATGAATTGGATTTAGGGTTAAACCATGATGATGAAGGAGTTCACACATATGGGCATGAGAATGAGTTATCAATGGATCAAAAACCTGAGCATGATGACCATGAGATGCCCATTCCCACACAAAATCATGACTTGGACATACCAGAGAACAATGATTTGGCTGTTTCAGAAAATCAGGAATTTGATGAGAACATGGCCCTGACTGTGGTCCAGAACCCGGAAATGAGTATTGAATCTGCTGAAGCAATCGGTTTCCATGAATCCCAGCTTATGGTTACCACACCCCCTGTAATTCAAGCTCGTACATTAGCTATTAGTCCCAATTATGAATTGTCAGTGGGACAAGAATTCCCTGATGTTAGGAGTTGCCGGAGGGCATTGAGGGATACGGCAATTGCTCTGCACTTTGAGATGCAGACTATCAAATCTGACAAGACCCGCTTTACTGCTAAATGCCAAAGTGAAGGATGTCCCTGGCGCATTCATGCAGCGAAGCTCCCCGGGGTTCCAACTTTTACTATCAGGACAGTCCATGAGAGTCATACATGTGGAGGAATTTCACATCTTGGCCATCAACAAGCCTCAGTTCAATGGGTTGCTACCTCTGTGGAGCAAAGGCTAAAGGAGAACCCTAATTGCAAGCCAAAGGAGATATTGGAAGAAATTCATAGGGTTCATGGCATCACTTTGTCATACAAGCAAGCATGGAGAGGTAAGGAGCGTATCATGGCTGCAATGCGTGGATCTTTTGAAGAGGGATACCGCTTGCTTCCACAGTACATTGAACAAGTGAAACGCACAAACCCTGGCAGTATTGCATCTGTTTATGCAAACCCTACTGATAATTGCTTCCAACGCCTCTTCATATCCTTTCAAGCATCAATATATGGTTTTTTAAATGCTTGTCGACCACTTTTGGAGCTTGATAGAATATATTTGAAGAGCAAGTATCTTGGTACATTACTTCTTGCTACTGGATTTGATGGTGATGGGGCTCTCTTTCCTTTGGCATTTGGTGTTGTTGATGAGGAGAATGATGATAATTGGATGTGGTTTCTGTCTGAACTTCATAACCTGCTGGAGATTAACACTGAAAACATGCCAAGGCTTACAATTTTGTCCAACAGACAGAAGGGAATTGTAGATGGTGTGGAAGCAAATTTTCCTACTGCTTTCCATGGGTTTTGTATGCGTCACTTGATTGACAGCTTTCGCAAGGAGTTTAATAATACTATACTTGTTAATCTTCTGTGGGAAGCAGCTCAAGTTCTTACcatacttgaatttgaatcaaAAGTTTTAGAGATTGAAGAGATATCACAAGATGCTGCATATTGGATACGAAGAATTCCACCTCATTTGTGGGCTACTGCTTATTTTGAGGGGCAAAGTTTTTTTCATTTGACAGCAAACATAGTTGAATCTTTAAATTCATGGATATTAGATGCATCTGGGCTTCCGATAATTCAAATGATGGAATGCATTAGAAGGCAGCTAATGACTTGGTTTAATGAACGGCGAGAGACCAGTATGCAGTGGCCATCAATTCTTGTACCTTCTGCTGAGAGACATGTTGCAGAGGCTCTTGATCGTGCACGGACACACCAGGTACTTCGTGCCACTGACGCTGAATTTGAAGTTATATCTCATGAAGGAACAAATACTGTTGATATTAGGACCCGTTGCTGTCAATGTCGTGGGTGGCAGCTGTATGGCTTGCCTTGTGCACATGCTGTGGCTGCGCTTCTGTCTATTAGGCAGAATGTGCATAGATTCACAGAAAGCTGTTTTACAGTTGCAACCTATAGGAAGACATACTCACAGACCATACATCCAATTCCTGATAAGTCTCTGTGGAAGGAGTTGTCTGAGGCTGAGGGGGATGTCAATGCTTCCAATGCTGATCAACTTCAACTTCAAATTGCTATGAACCCTCCTAAATCACTCAGGCCACCGGGTCGACCTAGAAAGAAGCGGGTTCGTGCTGAAGACCGTGGCCGTGTAAAACGAGTCGTGCATTGTAGTCGTTGTAATCAAACAGGTCACTTTAGAACCACCTGTGCAGCTCCCATCTAA